From Paenarthrobacter sp. A20:
GCAGCCCGGCAGTATCGTGCCGCAGCCAGTCAAGGAATTCATTCATGGGCGTTTCTTTCTGGGTGAGTCCTACTTGAGGGTGCCGGTGAAGGCGGCGGCACGTGCCGCAATGTCTGCCCAGTCGCCTGCTGCAACTGCTGCGGGCGGGACTACGCTGGTGCCGCAGCAGACTGCGGCAGCACCGGCGTCGAGGTAGCTCTTGGCGTTGGAGGCGTCGATGCCTCCCGAAGGCAGCAAGCGGATGCCCGGGTACGGGCCCTGCAGGTCCTTCAGATACGCCGGGCCGAGCTGCCGGGCGGGGAAAATCTTGACGGCGGCCGAGCCCAGGTCCAGGGCCTGCGCCACCTCGGTGGGGGTCATGGCGCCGAGGCTGAACGGGATCCCCGCAGCCACGGCAACGGCGGCAACCTCCGGCCTGAGGCCGGGGGTCACCAGGAACTGCGCACCTGCGTCGATCGCCGCGCGGGCTTGGTCCGCTGTCATCACCGTGCCGATTCCGACGGCGGCACCATGCTCCGCTGCCGTCTCCGCCGCACGCTGTACGTGCTTGAGAACATCCGGGGTGGTGAACGTCAGC
This genomic window contains:
- a CDS encoding bifunctional 4-hydroxy-2-oxoglutarate aldolase/2-dehydro-3-deoxy-phosphogluconate aldolase translates to MTPEQFLQQLEADRTLAVVRAPSITDAADLCRALADGGIRSVELTFTTPDVLKHVQRAAETAAEHGAAVGIGTVMTADQARAAIDAGAQFLVTPGLRPEVAAVAVAAGIPFSLGAMTPTEVAQALDLGSAAVKIFPARQLGPAYLKDLQGPYPGIRLLPSGGIDASNAKSYLDAGAAAVCCGTSVVPPAAVAAGDWADIAARAAAFTGTLK